A genomic stretch from Microtus pennsylvanicus isolate mMicPen1 chromosome 11, mMicPen1.hap1, whole genome shotgun sequence includes:
- the LOC142831544 gene encoding spermatogenesis-associated protein 21-like: SGSRGQKTRRPPSTLRRSPQKPQSLLTRDTREEQAGRLQKGLLHLQTSQPLQSELAAAMATKEDQTVLRAREFKDPEASNSYWSGPDTKSQSSTDDSMIPLTPRELAAFQDIFKLFSCSPMGTVDMHSMKVALRNVGIQLGPQQMCEALRLADLDGDGTVSFKDFLGVLTDNHCLAQYMGLMKSNRVCEPPGLQTLFLEVLFKLLKQGFVPPKSGQEVTSYYLKKQRALRLSTCSKSRARGQGRPARAHTGLTFFCQAARLSGLSSTQLARSLHTLYRTGGRSPYSQIPNLTARQRPERRISNRSPSPDVRFPKPHQPGRPKLPPNLGLLSKGPLRPPAGLASQTLEQMRSSKLAPSPPTLVQKHPSSPSPACFQRCAMKSLYK, translated from the exons TCaggcagcagaggccagaagaccagGAGACCCCCATCGACACTGAGAAG GTCTCCACAGAAGCCTCAAAGTCTCCTCACACGAGATACACGagaggagcaggcaggcaggttgCAGAAAGGGCTGCTGCATCTGCAGACAAGCCAGCCGCTCCAGTCAGAGCTAGCAGCAGCCATGGCCACAAAGGAGGATCAGACCGTACTGAGGGCAAGGGAATTTAAGGACCCCGAAGCTAGCAATTCCTACTGGTCAGGCCCGGATACCAAGTCTCAGAG TTCCACCGATGACAGCATGATACCCCTGACACCCCGGGAGCTGGCAG ccTTCCAGGACATCTTCAAACTGTTCAGCTGCAGCCCAATGGGCACCGTAGACATGCACAGCATGAAGGTGGCTCTGCGCAACGTGGGCATCCAGCTGGGCCCGCAGCAAATGTGTGAGGCTCTGCGGCTGGCCGACCTAGATG GTGATGGAACCGTAAGCTTCAAGGATTTCCTGGGAGTTCTCACTgacaaccactgcctggctcagtaCATGG GTCTAATGAAGAGCAATCGGGTCTGTGAGCCTCCGGGCCTGCAGACCCTGTTCCTCGAGGTGCTGTTCAAGCTGCTGAAACAGGGCTTTGTGCCCCCTAAATCAGGGCAGGAGGTGACGAG CTACTATTTAAAGAAGCAGAGGGCTCTGCGGCTGAGCACGTGCAGTAAGAGCCGGGCGCGCGGCCAGGGTCGGCCTGCGCGTGCACACACGGGTCTCACCTTCTTCTGCCAGGCGGCGCGCCTCAGCGGCCTCTCCAGTACCCAGCTGGCGCGCTCCCTGCACACACTGTACAGAACGG GTGGGCGCAGCCCCTACTCTCAGATTCCCAACCTGACCGCGCGCCAGCGACCAGAACGCAGGATCTCGAACCGATCCCCGAGCCCCGACGTTCGCTTCCCCAAGCCCCATCAGCCAGGCCGCCCCAAGCTCCCTCCCAACCTGGGACTACTCAGCAAAG GTCCCCTCCGTCCTCCCGCCGGGCTAGCGAGCCAGACGCTGGAGCAAATGCGCTCCTCGAAGCTGGCTCCCTCTCCGCCAACTCTAGTGCAGAAGCACCCCTCCTCCCCTTCGCCAGCCTGTTTCCAGAGATGTGCTATGAAGAGCTTGTACAAGTAA